In the genome of Candidatus Zixiibacteriota bacterium, one region contains:
- a CDS encoding MGMT family protein, with product MKSIKAVLYLDSFKDKKFGDFNLAVSDKGLRIISFGKYSGLSDIFEHVCNRNLQPEKNQQKTKEIKTQLQEYFRGNRKSFDIKLDLDYFPSFKRKVLRECSKIPYGKVMSYGQLAKKAGSPKAARAVGQIMASNPIAIVVPCHRVVGSDGSLTGFAAGMGMKKKLLMLEGVEIRGKRVVRK from the coding sequence ATGAAATCTATAAAAGCTGTTTTATATTTAGATTCCTTTAAAGATAAGAAATTCGGCGATTTTAACTTGGCTGTCAGTGATAAGGGACTTAGGATAATCAGTTTCGGCAAATACTCAGGGTTATCAGATATTTTCGAACATGTCTGCAATCGTAATCTACAACCAGAAAAAAATCAGCAAAAAACAAAAGAGATTAAAACGCAGCTGCAAGAATATTTTAGAGGCAATAGAAAATCTTTTGATATAAAATTGGATTTAGATTATTTTCCGTCATTCAAACGTAAAGTCTTGCGCGAGTGCAGTAAAATTCCTTATGGCAAGGTGATGAGTTACGGGCAGCTGGCAAAGAAAGCCGGTTCACCGAAAGCGGCGAGGGCTGTTGGCCAGATTATGGCTAGCAATCCTATTGCGATAGTTGTGCCTTGTCATCGCGTAGTTGGCTCGGATGGCAGTTTAACCGGTTTCGCTGCTGGAATGGGTATGAAAAAGAAGCTCCTTATGCTGGAGGGAGTTGAAATTAGGGGCAAACGAGTTGTGCGGAAGTAG
- the mltG gene encoding endolytic transglycosylase MltG, protein MAIKINEDKFSLKDKAYWWGSNLLGLIASIVLVGSMFVSLPFRKYRSITLRYIVRIISICLIVCILVGFYLYYIPHQSPDFGDKTKYIVVNRGETVYDISYKLYKIGAISSEFNFVLFSKIFGHSRKLKTGRYAIEPNASFADIFEILTTGSAIPYNVTIQEGLTVEKTAELLSGKLLFNKDDFIKACGSRTLLDSLSIPTDDLEGYLFPDTYNFFYDESPRQVVNKMLNHFFASIPDSFEAKAKRHGLDIYEAVIMASLIESEAMIDSERPMISAVYHKRLKIGMRLQCDPTVIYALGGLNRPLYRRDLKLDSPYNTYKYYGLPPGPICSPGKASLEAAVNPAAGDYLYFVAKGDGSHVFSKSNRDHINAKNRIKRAKKLGLKL, encoded by the coding sequence ATGGCAATAAAAATCAATGAAGATAAATTCAGTCTTAAAGATAAGGCATACTGGTGGGGTTCAAACCTGCTTGGGCTCATTGCCTCGATTGTCCTTGTTGGGTCGATGTTTGTCTCATTGCCTTTCAGAAAGTATAGGTCAATAACATTGCGCTACATTGTAAGAATAATTTCAATATGTTTGATTGTTTGCATATTAGTTGGCTTTTATCTGTATTACATCCCGCATCAATCGCCCGACTTCGGCGATAAAACCAAATATATTGTAGTCAATCGCGGCGAGACGGTTTATGATATAAGCTATAAACTTTATAAAATAGGCGCTATCTCCTCAGAGTTTAATTTTGTGCTGTTTTCAAAAATTTTCGGACATTCCCGCAAATTAAAAACAGGCCGTTATGCAATCGAACCGAATGCCAGTTTCGCTGATATTTTCGAGATATTAACAACTGGCTCGGCTATTCCCTATAATGTAACTATTCAGGAGGGACTGACTGTTGAAAAAACCGCCGAACTTCTAAGCGGTAAATTGCTTTTCAATAAAGATGATTTCATTAAGGCATGCGGCAGCCGAACGCTGCTTGATTCGCTTTCTATTCCCACTGATGATTTGGAGGGGTATCTGTTTCCCGATACGTACAATTTTTTCTATGATGAATCGCCGCGGCAAGTAGTCAATAAAATGCTGAATCATTTTTTTGCCAGCATACCTGATTCATTTGAGGCAAAAGCAAAAAGGCATGGTTTGGATATTTATGAAGCGGTTATAATGGCCTCGCTTATCGAGTCAGAGGCAATGATTGACAGCGAAAGGCCGATGATTTCGGCGGTTTATCACAAGCGGCTAAAAATCGGCATGCGTCTTCAATGCGACCCTACTGTAATCTATGCCCTCGGCGGTCTGAACCGGCCTCTATATAGACGAGACCTTAAATTAGATTCGCCATATAATACATATAAGTATTATGGCTTGCCGCCCGGACCTATATGTTCTCCCGGCAAGGCTTCACTTGAGGCGGCTGTTAATCCCGCCGCTGGCGACTATCTATATTTTGTCGCCAAGGGGGATGGTTCTCATGTTTTTTCCAAATCCAATCGGGACCATATTAATGCTAAGAACAGAATTAAAAGAGCTAAAAAATTGGGGTTGAAATTATGA